The Mercenaria mercenaria strain notata unplaced genomic scaffold, MADL_Memer_1 contig_2942, whole genome shotgun sequence genome window below encodes:
- the LOC128552605 gene encoding heavy metal-binding protein HIP-like produces the protein MNSIALFLSVVACDCVKSLVLEQQTDPDVLQLLVKLEAKVSTLEDKIRVLEESGLATKKEPNPAFMVTLTHRVETCATDQPLIFDNVRLNIGSGYDKRHGLFRAPRNGTYQFSATLTATPNTQYHVAFVKNMASNHVGYLYADNISLWLERSTSLVMHLDAEFDFGCH, from the exons ATGAATTCAATTGCTTTATTTTTGTCAGTGGTAGCTTGTGATTGTGTGAAGAGTTTAGTTTTAGAACAACAAACGGATCCTGATGTTCTGCAGTTGCTTGTTAAACTGGAAGCAAAAGTTTCAACGCTAGAGGACAAGATAAGAGTATTGGAGGAATCAG GGCTTGCAACTAAAAAAGAACCGAATCCGGCATTTATGGTAACACTGACGCACAGGGTTGAAACTTGCGCCACCGATCAACCACTGATTTTTGACAATGTACGGCTCAACATAGGATCTGGCTACGACAAAAGACATGGACTGTTTAGAGCACCAAGGAATGGAACTTATCAATTCAGTGCAACCTTAACTGCTACACCGAATACCCAGTACCATGTCGCATTTGTTAAAAACATGGCATCAAATCACGTGGGCTATCTGTATGCGGACAATATCAGTCTATGGTTAGAAAGAAGTACGTCGCTAGTAATGCATCTAGATGCGGAGTTTGATTTTGGTTGTCAT